In the Rhizobium sp. BT03 genome, one interval contains:
- a CDS encoding GSU2403 family nucleotidyltransferase fold protein: MKSIDLMYQTMLAELGQRSLDAAWTADFPPEGRFTPANIKGRKYWYFDIPDGHGGTKRRYVGSADDPVIAQRVADHKRDKDDLRARRRLVNTLTREGGMIAPDAMSGDIVEALADGGLFRLRGILIGTVAFQCYSGLLGVRLPMAAILTGDADIAQDYAISREVEDSLPPILELLQGVDASFRPVPHRSGAAVSSAFQNADGYRVEFLTSNRGSDDYIDQPAKMPALGGASADPLRFLDFLIREPVRTMLLHRSGVPVVVPDPSRYAVHKLIVASRRNTDGQGPAKREKDIRQAALLFEALQQTRRSTDLALVYNEAWRRGPTWREGIRTGAGMLPAQDAERLNTVLTEGGKRNGEEIELPFGE; encoded by the coding sequence ATGAAGTCCATCGACCTCATGTATCAGACGATGCTCGCTGAGCTCGGTCAGCGCTCGCTCGACGCCGCTTGGACGGCCGATTTCCCTCCGGAGGGTCGGTTCACCCCGGCAAACATCAAGGGGCGCAAGTACTGGTATTTCGACATCCCGGATGGACATGGTGGTACGAAACGTCGTTACGTCGGTTCCGCTGATGATCCGGTTATCGCACAGCGCGTAGCTGATCATAAGCGGGACAAGGACGATCTACGCGCTCGCAGGCGCTTGGTAAATACCCTGACCCGCGAAGGCGGGATGATCGCCCCTGACGCCATGTCGGGCGATATCGTCGAGGCTCTTGCCGATGGCGGTCTCTTTCGGCTCCGGGGTATTCTCATAGGCACGGTGGCCTTTCAGTGCTATTCAGGACTGCTCGGTGTCCGTCTTCCCATGGCTGCGATCCTGACCGGCGATGCTGACATCGCCCAGGACTATGCCATCAGTCGGGAGGTCGAAGATAGTCTGCCTCCGATCCTTGAGTTGCTGCAGGGCGTCGACGCCAGCTTTCGTCCAGTTCCACATCGATCGGGAGCCGCGGTCTCGTCAGCGTTTCAGAATGCCGACGGCTACAGGGTTGAGTTCCTGACGTCGAACCGTGGTTCGGATGACTACATCGATCAGCCGGCGAAGATGCCCGCTCTTGGTGGCGCCAGCGCGGATCCACTGCGCTTTCTCGACTTCCTCATAAGGGAACCCGTCAGGACAATGCTGCTCCACCGAAGCGGTGTTCCGGTCGTCGTCCCTGATCCGTCCCGGTATGCCGTCCACAAGCTAATAGTCGCCAGCCGCCGAAACACGGACGGGCAGGGGCCGGCGAAGCGTGAGAAGGACATCCGACAAGCTGCGCTGCTCTTCGAAGCGCTGCAGCAGACAAGGCGATCTACCGACTTGGCGCTCGTCTACAACGAAGCATGGAGGCGCGGGCCTACATGGCGAGAAGGTATTCGAACCGGGGCGGGAATGCTGCCAGCACAAGATGCCGAGCGGCTCAACACGGTCCTGACCGAGGGCGGAAAAAGAAACGGCGAAGAAATTGAACTTCCGTTTGGAGAATAG